Proteins from one Nyctibius grandis isolate bNycGra1 chromosome 2, bNycGra1.pri, whole genome shotgun sequence genomic window:
- the LOC137660339 gene encoding olfactory receptor 52I2-like codes for MASDLFNHPNSSSSSFILVGVPSLEAFPTCLGILFCLGYIIALVGNGVVLLVVGLDNSLRDPIHCFLGMLAVIDVVMVTSIVPKMLSVFWLNSMEIGYTACFAQMFLVHSTTSEESGVLLALAIDRYVAICHPLRYQAILNPQTIAQIGLAIVMRALLFMVPLTRMVTNLPYCRSHVVPHSYCEHMAVAKLACADPRPIGLYSVAGSSLIVGMDVAFIAVSYGMILKTALGKKSCWKAFSTCGCHICVILLFYVPGIVSIYAQHFGSSVSVHAQVLLADLYLTLPTMLNPVIYSLRTKQIRQAVLKVLFPRKVRA; via the coding sequence ATGGCTTCTGATCTCTTCAACCACCccaacagcagctcctcctccttcatTCTTGTGGGTGTCCCCAGCCTGGAAGCTTTTCCCACCTGCCTGGGCATCCTTTTCTGCTTGGGCTATATCATTGCCTTGGTAGGAAATGGGGTAGTTTTGCTTGTCGTTGGGCTGGACAACTCCCTGCGTGACCCCATCCACTGCTTCCTGGGCATGCTGGCCGTCATCGATGTGGTGATGGTGACATCCATCGTCCCCAAGATGCTGAGCGTGTTCTGGCTGAATTCTATGGAGATTGGCTACACGGCCTGTTTTGCTCAGATGTTCCTTGTTCACTCCACAACATCAGAGGAGTCAGGAGTGCTCCTGGCCCTCGCTATTGACCGCTACGTTGCCATTTGTCACCCTCTCAGGTACCAAGCCATCTTGAACCCCCAAACGATTGCCCAAATAGGCCTGGCCATTGTGATGAGAGCTCTCCTTTTCATGGTGCCCTTGACAAGGATGGTGACAAACCTCCCCTACTGCCGTTCCCATGTGGTTCCCCACTCGTACTGCGAGCACATGGCTGTGGCGAAGCTGGCGTGCGCAGACCCCAGACCCATCGGGCTTTACAGTGTGGCTGGGTCCTCTCTTATAGTAGGGATGGACGTGGCTTTCATTGCTGTGTCCTATGGGATGATCCTTAAAACTGCCCTGGGGAAGAAATCATGCTGGAAGGCCTTCAGCACCTGCGGGTGTCACATCTGCGTGATCCTGCTGTTCTACGTCCCTGGGATCGTCTCCATATACGCACAGCACTTCGGCAGCAGCGTATCCGTGCACGCACAGGTTCTGCTGGCTGATCTCTACCTGACCCTCCCCACCATGCTGAACCCCGTCATTTACAGCCTGAGGACCAAGCAGATCCGTCAAGCAGTGCTCAAAGTGCTGTTTCCCAGGAAGGTTCGTGCCTGA
- the LOC137677106 gene encoding olfactory receptor 52K2-like, translating to MPHSCPTNTSLLELHLMGIPGLQHLHHWISIPFCIMYLVTLAGNSTLLCVIKADPSLHLPMFLFLSMLAVIDLVMSTSITPKMLDIFWFHSTAISLDACLTQMYFVHAFSVMESGVLVAMAFDRYVAICNSLRYLSILTSPVVAAIGLATLLRAVAFMSPLTFQIPHLPLCSPAVVDHSYCEHMAVLKLACGDAGFSNTYSLSVSTYVGSFDSLLIALSYALILRAVLSLSSPQARKKAFSTCGSHLCVMALFYVPGLLSMYMERYHQELPPHIQVLLADVYLLIPPAFNPLIYGIRTKQIRDRACRVISWRRPMAGGTGPGLQGTGLGLMKSVP from the coding sequence ATGCCCCACTCGTGCCCCACCAACACCTCGCTGTTGGAGCTGCACCTGATGGGCATCCCGGGGCTGCAGCACCTGCACCACTGGATCTCCATCCCCTTCTGCATCATGTACCTCGTCACGCTGGCCGGGAACAGCACCCTCCTGTGCGTGATAAAGGCTGATCCCAGCCTGCACCTGCCCATGTTCCTCTTCCTGTCCATGCTGGCTGTCATTGACCTGGTGATGTCCACCTCCATCACCCCCAAAATGCTGGACATCTTCTGGTTTCACTCCACTGCCATCAGCCTGGATGCTTGTCTTACCCAGATGTACTTTGTTCACGCTTTCTCTGTGATGGAGTCGGGGGTGCTGGTGGCGATGGCCTTTGACCGCTACGTGGCCATTTGCAACTCACTGAGGTACCTGTCCATCCTGACCAGCCCCGTTGTGGCTGCCATTGGCTTGGCTACCTTGCTGAGGGCTGTGGCTTTCATGAGCCCCCTCACCTTCCAGATTCCCCACCTGCCTCTCTGCAGCCCGGCAGTCGTGGACCATTCGTACTGCGAGCACATGGCTGTGCTCAAACTGGCCTGTGGAGACGCTGGCTTCAGCAACACCTACAGCCTCTCCGTCTCCACCTACGTGGGCAGCTTCGACTCGCTGCTCATCGCCCTCTCGTACGCGCTCATCCTCCGAGCTgtgctcagcctctcctccccacaAGCCCGCAAAAAAGCCTTCAGCACCTGCGGCTCACACCTCTGCGTCATGGCCCTCTTCTACGTCCCTGGGCTGCTCTCCATGTACATGGAGAGGTACCACCAGGAGCTTCCACCCCACATCCAGGTCCTGTTGGCTGATGTCTACCTCCTCATCCCACCAGCATTCAACCCCCTGATCTATGGCATCAGGACGAAGCAGATTCGTGACAGAGCATGCAGGGTGATCTCCTGGAGGAGACCCATGGCAGGTGGGACTGGGCCTGGCCTTcagggcacagggctgggacTCATGAAGTCCGTTCCCTAG
- the LOC137660487 gene encoding olfactory receptor 52K2-like, producing the protein MPAVPVSSLPALQQCLMSFPNHSSPSSFILTGIPGLEDAQFWIAFPFCTMYFMAMLGNITLLLLIRMDPSLHLPMFHFLSMLAAIDLVLTTSTMPKLLSIFWFHSHEIDFEGCVAQMFFIHSFSTMESGVLLTMAFDRYLAICKPLRYSAILTGLTVAKLGLAAAVRGIAIITPLTCMVTSLSYCGPHIIHHSYCEHMSVVKLACGDTRPNSIYGITVATVVVGSDSILIAVSYVLILREVTNVSSREARLKSFGTCGSHISVILLFYVPGLFSFYIQRWGQRVPAHLHILVADLYLLVPPMLNPLIYGMRTKLIRERVLSLLWQTGTQPRS; encoded by the coding sequence ATGCCAGCTGTTCCTGTGTCttcccttccagctctgcagcagtgccTCATGTCCTTCCCAAATCACTCCAGTCCCTCATCCTTCATCCTGACAGGCATCCCTGGGCTGGAGGATGCTCAGTTCTGGATTGCCTTCCCGTTCTGCACCATGTACTTCATGGCAATGCTGGGGAACATCACACTGCTCCTACTGATTAGGATGGACCCAAGCCTGCACCTGCCCATGTTTCACTTCCTCTCCATGCTGGCTGCCATTGACCTCGTGCTCACCACTTCCACCATGCCCAAGCTCCTGAGCATCTTCTGGTTCCACTCCCATGAGATCGACTTTGAGGGTTGTGTGGCCCAGATGTTCttcatccacagcttctccacAATGGAGTCAGGGGTCCTGCTCACCATGGCCTTCGACCGATACTTGGCCATCTGCAAGCCGCTGCGCTACTCTGCCATCCTGACTGGCCTCACTGTTGCCAAGCTGGGCTTGGCTGCTGCGGTGCGTGGCATCGCCATCATCACCCCTCTGACGTGTATGGTGACCAGCCTGTCCTACTGCGGCCCCCACATCATTCACCACTCCTACTGCGAGCACATGTCAGTGGTGAAGCTGGCCTGTGGGGACACCCGACCCAACAGCATCTACGGGATCACAGTTGCCACTGTTGTGGTGGGCTCAGACTCCATCCTCATTGCCGTCTCCTACGTGCTGATCCTGAGGGAGGTCACAAATGTCTCCTCCAGAGAGGCTCGTCTGAAGTCCTTTGGCACCTGTGGCTCCCACATCAGTGTCATCCTGCTCTTCTATGTGCCCGGGCTCTTCTCCTTCTACATTCAGCGCTGGGGCCAGAGGGTCCCTGCTCACCTCCACATCCTCGTGGCTGACCTCTACCTGCTGGTGCCTCCCATGCTCAACCCACTCATCTACGGGATGAGGACCAAGCTGATCCGGGAGCGGGTGCTGAGCCTGCTCTGGCAGACAGGGACCCAGCCCAGGTCCTGA